In Oreochromis aureus strain Israel breed Guangdong linkage group 17, ZZ_aureus, whole genome shotgun sequence, the genomic stretch NNNNNNNNNNNNNNNNNNNNNNNNNNNNNNNNNNNNNNNNNNNNNNNNNNNNNNNNNNNNNNNNNNNNNNNNNNATAGTCACAGAGGTAGTTAGGCCAGGTCACAACAATCATGCTGAACAACATCTAATCCAAATGAGAAgtttttaactttaacttgACAGAACCAAGACTTTCCACATTATCTGTGAGCAATGCCACAAATCATAATAATGTGTCTGTCACTGCAAAGGTTCCTAATAGTAGTAAGTTGTAAATAGTAAAtttgttcttctaccttctccAGTTTTTATGAAGTCTCCCTTTTTTAGCCTTCATTGGAAGCTATAGTATACATAGCTAGTATAATAACATCAAATATCTTACAATtcaacttttaaataaaacagtatTTATTTAATAGTATTAATATCTATGAGTATATGCGTTTCCGCCTTCTTTCTCGTCTAGTTTATCTGAAAGCAGAGAGCAAGATATATctcagtaataaaaaaaacaaacccatgtGTCCTAGgtactatttttctattaaatGAAAATCAATCAGAATTGATCACTTACAACTAAAACTAATTAGCATCATAGCTCTACCTGGGGTTTTTTAATGGACTGTTTAACTGTCGCGCCATCTTGTGGTGCAAATTGTGAATAACATGTTCGGCTCAGCAGCCACCACTAAGCAGTAAAACAAGGTTTGGGGATTCTGAGCAAGTGCACACGAAATGACCATTACATACGAAAGCCCcagacacaaaacaaacaaccataAAGTGTAACACAAAGGTAACCGTAAAGTGGCTTGTTGTCGCACTTGGTTGAAAAATGCTGCCCGTGATGAAAAAGCCTACCTATGTTAGTCAGAAATGTCAGGAACTATTACTGTCCCCCGCCTTTCAAcaggtttaaaacaaaattcGAGTTGCATTTTTtcggttttgtgtgtgtgtgtgtttgttcgtTTTTTACAAATTAATTTATTATACCATATGACAGCGGCGACAGGCAGAACACGTAGacgcagtgttgccaactcctcagtaaggaaaatcgctattggctgtcctaaaagtcgctaaatgacgccatcgcctaatttgcataattggtcatgctaatgtaattgtaacctgttggagagagaaataacatcgtggaagacaCATAAAGTCAGTataaaacgtcctaaatgcatttagaatttatttagaactacaaattaaatttctttttgcaattattgttttttaatgtcacaattccaaccctgctcctttatccgggcttggaccggcaaaagtgacccgaaatcggcactctggtggagttactttgtgtgtgtgtgtgtgtgtttataagtagttttaaagcttgtgatccacaaaacagcataacagtaaaataagatctgactgcgttacagtcagtgtgggagcagcggcttcgctcatgcacgattcatttgcagtttggacgcataggtgtgaacatgtcctgccctgatagcagctgggggaggactatcctccgcctgtgagTGCTTTGGCACGGGTaaggtgcccacggcagcaccgctgcttgttAACAGTAAGAGtaatacgcgctttcacgtcaaaaagccatcataaataagtctccaataacaccagaaaaagtcgccagatttgtcgctagtcgctttttagaaaaaacgtcgctaagggggtctgaaaactcgctaaatacagcgacaaagtcgctaagttggcaacactgcgtAGACGTTGTCTGGATATCCACGCGCTACAAGATGCGTTAACTTGCTGCCGTAAATGTAGGAACTAATAAAACCgaaagaaaattacattttctgtgatattacattatatctaATGTGTACTTTATCTAACGATGTAAGAGTTTTCTACTTCGTTTATGTTACTTGGACATACATTTCGATAACAGTACCAACTACCATTCCTATGTAGATTTGGGCTTGTGCGGTACTGAAGGTCCTGAACGCAGCACGGGCCTCTACTGTTGAGATGGGGTAGTGCAGCCGCGGCTCCGCGCTGGGACTGGTCCTTTTGCAGCCATTTTCTGTCCAACCAAACAGCCGTCTCAGGAAGGTAACCAACCAGGGCTTCATTGCAGGTTTGTTCCTGGCTCCGGCCAATGATTGCTAACCGATTTCTCGTTAGCTCGAATGGAAATGTCCGTCTCtgtctgatttttttatttgttgtctgGGTGAACGAGGGCTGCTCATCAGGAAGTATCCAGCGGgtgaaagtttaaaaatgacTACTAAACATTTCGGCCCCGGTCACGTCTTGCTATGCTGTGCACCACAAAGAACAGGCCAAGGCGGACGCGAATTGCGTTGGATTTGCAGTGAGAATGTATTCAAGGGACACTGTGTGCCTGAATAGGTTAACTACTGAAGGTAACAGCCCACTGGAAAGCTTCTCTTCATTACGTTAAAAGCACTGGTTTCCCCAATATTGGCGAGCCCACGGGCTAACTTCATCCCCGGGTTAACattagctaacattagctaaaAATGTCACAGCTGCGACTGATAACCGCTACTTACCACACGGTAGCCAAACACATGCCAGTGTATTTAGCATGTGGCTAACGTAAGCTGGCCTCACCGTTGGCTTACAGCTGTTTTACGTTTTCCCTTTCAGATAAATGCTAACAGTTCCAGTAGGTAGCTAGCTGTGTCATGCCAAGTTAAACATTTCTCAGTGTAAACACACAGGCCGATATAAAAGTGCGCACAGTATGAGGGAGCGCTGTTATTGTGGCATTCCTCGTTATACATGTCAGAAAATATGTCTGAGCACCAAAGTGCACTACTTAACCAAGCTAGCCGTTAGTAGAAACCCAGGATGATGATAAACCCTCTAAAACAAGCATCAAGACACAATAGCAACAAACCCGCCAAGTCCGTCtgctggaaaacaaaaacacacgcaTGTATCAGGATTCGGTGACAACACAAAACACGTTTGGCGCACTATTAACGGCTAGGTTATCTCCACCCAGTAAGAGCTACCGATATTTAGTGTACACCGAAATGTTGGATGACTTCGTATTACGCTATAAAAACATTGTGATGGCCTTCTCTCCCTGATGGATGCAATGTTATAATAAAGTAGCCTTTGCCTTTAGCTTACCAGTTGATTGAATAACTGAAGGACCTCGTTAATTCATAcgtattaaaaggaaaaaaaattaaactgtccTAACCTGCAAAAAATTAAAGCTACTTTTAGTTGCCCCCTTATTTACAAAGAGTCGCTACAGTAACTGCATCTTTTACttggtattatttttaatgcccttcctgacacaaccccaaagggatttgtgtctccttctGGGATCGAACCGGGATCTTTCACTTGTTAGGTCAACCCTTGATGCACGTTTCGCTGTTGATCGCAGGGCTTGACATGTGGCCTAAAACATTAGGATAAAAATGCTCAAATCAGTCAACACTGATCATTGTCAtgatccatttaaaaaaattatttcttcaaactttaaaagttctgttttcatttaaacaACACCTTACCCTACTCGATACAACAGTGGTTCTGCTACTGTCAAACAAAagatcaataaataaaatggatgaATGGTTTGTTAACAGGTCATAGTTGCACTTTCTTTTGTGTTTGCCCATGTCAGACATATCTAGGTCAGTCGGAGTGTTGGCGTCACAGTGTAGCTTCGGAGAAAAACAGCAAGCTGTCATTATTTATTCTGCTTCATAGCTCAGAGCACAGTAAAACAGCATGTGGTGAATCCCAAAGGGAAACATCTTCTCCTTCCTTGAGGAGCATGCGTGAAGGGACCCTTCTAAATAACTCAGATCATTCCTAAGGTGTGGCTCTAAGAAGCTGGCTACAGTCAGGCTTCACAGGTTTACTGTAGTGCTACAGATCCAAATAACTAAGCCAGCTGTGTGGTATTGCAGATGGACGGAGACAGCTCGACCACCGACGCCTCCCAGCTGGGCATCACTGGAGAGTACATGGCTTCCAGTCACTATGTTCTCCAGCCTCAGGAAGGtaaggaaaaaacaaagtgtCAGTAGAAAATCATCATCTTCACTGAAGTGCTTTTTGGCTTTGTTCTCATAGagctgactctgtgtgtgttttatagaTGATGGAGATGAGAATCTGAATGACCATGAAGACGGCAGCAGTAAGGAGAACTACAGGGAACAGGACATATATCTTCCCATTGCTAATGTGGCTCGCATCATGAAGAATGCTGTTCCTCAGACTGGAAAGGTTTGTGAGGGATGAAAGGGAAGAGAAATGCATACGGCTGATGCTCTGCATTAGTTTTAGTTCTTTAAGATAGGTAACATGTGGGCTAAGGTAAAGCTGATCGCCTTGGTTATTTGAAAGGAAACGGAAACAATAACGGCTTCATACAGTATGTTATTCTAAGTGTTCGCATGGATGGATACATCAGGAAATTTGGGGGTCTTTATTTAGTTAGGGGACGTGAACAGGAGGATCTGGAGTTGAGCTCAAAGAGATTCTTAACCTCCTCAGTTTCACTTTCATCCTGGCCCCCTTTAAATAGCTTTCACTATTACAATAAGTGAAAGCTTTGCCCAGCAAGAAGGGCTGTCTGCTGAGATATCTCACTCATGCTACTTTGAGAACCAGGGTTAGAGATAAGAGAtcactctttattgtcattgcacagtcatacctagtacaatagtgctgtacaggtccttcagggagggaagaggatgtccaatgattttttgggccatattaatGACCCTCTGAAGTGCTTTTTTGTGTGccgtggtgcagctggagaaccacacacAGATGCAGGATATCAACACACTTTCAATtggggctgctcgattatggcaaaaatgaacaattattttcactgaaattgattatttgacgatatttatttaacaataacaatgtattgaataatggctttaaagattgtcaaaaaataatataaaatagtgtgcaaatactgataacagtgcaaatgtttgcaatataaaaaataaatgaaaaatgtaaacatctatgtttagtgaacttcaaactgCTGCATAATATTTATGCATACAAATAACCAAACATCAAGGCAAGCTGTGTAGCCACAAAATGCACAATTGCATCAAACTGACATTGAGGTATGTCAACTAAAGTTGCTGcctgaacaaaaataaaatgaaacactgaaagtAGTACCTTttataagaaataaataaaagctagTAGGCCCAAGTCCCATACAGTCTCAAAATGGCTCAACAAAACATGGTTCCTGCAACCTCTCAAAGGTTTTTAGCCAAAAACACCGGCCTATTGACATGATCAGGCTTCAGGGATGCACGCAGGCAGTTGGTAACATTTCCACCAGTGCTGAAGACCCTTTCTGATGAGGCACTTGTGGCTGGGATGCAAAGATATTTTTTTGCCAGGATGGAGAGTCGTGGGAAGAGGTTCTGCGATAGCTTCCACCACCCCAGTGGGTCTTCCTCTGTGTCCAGGGTCCCTGCCTGGAGGTAGGCCTGAAGCTCAAAAGCTATGGCCTGTTCCAGTTGAAGAGCATGTTCTGCACCTGGAGCTGTGCTGTGACGGGCCTTAAAGAAGCTGCTTAGGccctttttcctcttcttttggttTGATGCACCATTATCAGCAACCTCCGTGTTACCAACGGGTGTCCCCATCACTGCAGCCTCCTTTAATGGGACAAACATAAAATGACAGCAACACAGAATGAGGAACCAGTTTTGTCTGTGTCAGGTTTGGCATTCAAAAATACAATCCTTAAATAATTACTATAAATAatactattttatttatacatacatacatatatatatatatacatacataaggTATTCACTGTCAAATGTGTTTAATTTTGTATTAAAATTAATGTTTAGTATCTTTATAAATACCATGATGGACTTCATTTCCATTGTCAGTCTGGCTTTTATTGTCTCTTGGCTGACCTCGCTTACATATCTCAGTTTGAACCTTGGGTCCAGGACAGTGGCCATGTCAAGCAACTCTTGTGTTGGTGAGTCACCATACTTTTCATTTAGGTACTCCAGTATTCTCCTCTTGATGCATTTTGAGAGGTCTGTGTCATCATCTTGCTCAGCCAAGATCGAGTTGTTAAATAGGTGGAGTGTTGGTTTTATAAAAGACACACTCACATATTTCTCTCCAGAAAGTGCATCAGTGAATTCAGCCAGAGGTCCCAGGGTCTTGTTGATGGCCTCAAGGACATCAATGTCCTGCCATGAGGGGATGAGGTGCCTGGTTCCTCTGTCTTGGGAGAGGACACGGGCAATGGCCTTCTGCTGCTCGAGGACTCTGGAAACCATGGCCTGCCTAGATCCCCATCTGGTTGGACACTCAGTCTTTAAGGAGTGGTCTGGCAGTTTGAGGTCTATCTGTGCCTTTTTCagctctttcctttttttccaacTGAATGAAAAGGTGCTGACCACTTGTTTGCAGACCCCCACTGCACGCTCAATCCTGTGATCTTTCATGGCTCTttctataaaaacataaaaaatataaacaagcATTATCAGGATGATGATTGTCATTTCCTTGAGTGTGATGAATAAGAAAAAGTGATGGTAGCttatttatgtgtttgtataattCATAGTTAAAATGTGTATGACTGTGAGAATGAATAAAAGTATCTctgaatttaaatctattttatatattatattcattCGAAGAATTACGTTGTATACTTATTGAAAGAAAATCACATTATGCATCATATTCAGTAGGAATTAGGCCTACTCACCTATGGCCAAATGTAATTGTGCCCAAAGCACTGGAGCCTCATCCAGCCATTCAGTTGTGCAGCCAGCATGACATTTGCAGCGTTGTCTGTGGTTATACAGACGAGTTTACTCTCCTCCAGATCCCACGTAGCCAGTGCTTGTTTCAGACCTGCAGCTATGTTCTGCCCTGTGTGGTCTTCTGGGAAAAATGATGTCTGGagacatttcattttcatgttgAAATCCATGTCAATGAAATGTACCGTGAGGCTCAAATACGGCTCCATGGTGCGGCTTGACCACAAGTCCGTTGTGGTGGCAAAATATTGGGCTGTAGCCACTTCCTTTGCGACACCATCATGACACTCATCATATAAAGCGGGAATCGCCACTCGACTAAAATAGTGATGAGATGGCAAGTTATACCGTTTGTCCAAAGTGTTGATTAGTTTCTTAAAGCCGGGGTTGTTCACTGTGTTAATTGAGCAGTGCTCTTTGGCGAGGAAAAACGTTACTGCGTTTGTTATCTCCTTGTGTCTCTGGGAGCTGGTGGGATATTTAGTCGCGTTGTACAGGGTAGCGTGAATGGAGGTCTGTGAGGATGAAGCAGGTGTTGTTGAGAGTTTTTCTCTATGCTCCTTCATTGTTTGATCGTATGTCACTTTGTGAGCGGTCTTCAAATGAttgaataaatttgtagtgttgctctgtggtgcagctacgacaccgtagcaaagtttccacactatgtctacttgatccacgtctgactccgcgaacccataatgtttccacacaagtcgttttacctctcttttcaaccaacggcattctttcttcagcagccattatcctctcctctacaaataacttctgcttagctttccgagctttccgagcttcccttgggtcctcttaattgttgtgacgcgtgttcgaaacgcagagaggtgcgctcgatttgccacacggagcagcgcgagagtaaagcacgagggaggtgctaataatcggctcagtcatttttaatgatcgttgaaaacccagatcgtaatctagattaaaattcgattaattgagcagccctacttTCAATGGTAGAAGAcgatcagcagctccttcttaaggtccatttttctgaggattctcagaaagtggagatgctgttgggccttctttacaACCACAGAGGTGTttgagctccattggaggtctgagtctatgtgcacacccagaaacttgaaactggagaccctttccacacactccccgttcATGCTGatgcagctcagacttcctccttctgaagtcgaCTACCagctcttttgtcttggtggtttTGAGGTCCAAGTTGTTGTcaacacaccaatctgacagcctctgaacctcagctctgtacgccgtcCCGTCGCCCcccccaccacggtggtatcatctggGTGGGTACtgacacagtcatgtgtgtacagtgggggactcagtacacagccttgtggagagccggtgttgaggctgagggctggggaaagatgaggccccactctaactctctgtacacggtctgacaggaagtctctgatccagcagCAGGTGGCAGGAGGAAGTCCGAtatccagcagtttaactatcAGTCTCTCCGGGAGTATCGTATTAAAAacagagctaaagtcaacaaagagcagcctggcgtaaCTGCCCTGTTGttccaggtgagagatggtggtgCGGAGCGTTGTAACAATGGcgtcttcagttgatctgttagctctgtatgcgaactggagcaggtcgagtgtgggtggcaggcaggacatgatgtgacgtCAGACCAGTTACTCGAAGCACTTCATTATGacaggtgttagagcaactggtGGGTAGCCtttgaggctgctaatgttgGTCTGTGTAGGCAGTGGGACGATTGTGGCCGACTTTAGGCACGGCAGGATGCAGGACTGGGAAAGTGAAGCGTGAAGATCTTAGtgaagaccccccccccccccggtcACCCCATCTGGACCGGCTTCCTGGGGTTCGCTGCCCTCAGTGTGCGcctcacctcatattcctgcaccatgaggcttgggctgctgctgtctgatgtttgagctgctgctgcctctggtcccTTCACCTCAAAGCGTGCAAAGAAGTGGTTCAGCTTCTCCACAAGCGCCGCGTTGCCCTCATTCATCGTGGCATTGCCTTGTAGCTGGTTAGGTGCTGGACTCCCTGTCGTGAATTGTTGTTGCTTAAGTTCCTCTTGTGCGCTGCCTTGGCCTCTCTGATACTTTTTTAGATATCAGATCTGGCTGCACTGTACTGCATGCTGTCACCGGATCTGAAGGCAGAGTCACGTTGCCTCAGCAGGACCTGGACCTCTTTagtcatccagggtttctggTTGGAATACACCCGGAGACAtttgtccacagtgacactGTTGACACAGAAGTTTATATATGAGAGCACTGATGTTGTGTGCTCCTCGAGGTCCAGGTGTTCAAACACagtccagtctgtgttttcaaaacagtcctgcagctgatgtgatGCACCTTCTGGACAGGTTTTCACAGTCTTTGTGGCTGGGGGGGCTCTGCTCCTGACGGGAGTGTATGCAGGGATCAGCAGCATGGACATGTGGTCCATGTGGTTACACAACCTGAAGTTCTCGTTCCTAGCATTCACTAGCACCTTGAGGCTACTGTTGGGATTTGGCTCTGtatcaataaaattgaattgaactgaatagcGTTCATTTCGATGTCTCACTATGGGAAATGGAGACTCCTGTATTGCCAGACAAGCTTATCTCAAGCAATCACTGCAATAGCCAGCAGCTCACCTAACCACGTGAGGACCCAGTGCCCAGCACTGCTTGAGCTACTCCTGAAGTGGAGACGTACAGCCTGTAAAACCAGACAAAGGTGAGAGGTGAACACCAGCTCGCTGGTGCACAGATGTCCTGGATTGACACCCCTCTGAAAAGGGCCCAGGACGCTGCCATATAGGAAGTTAAGATATACTTCAAAGTATACGAGGAGTGCGCAGGGAGACGCATCACATAGTGAGACATCGAAACGAATGCTAAGATTCTTTTTAACTATTTTTCTTTGGCCTGATGAAAATGTCATGTAGTTTCCAAAGGCCAGCTTTGAATCCTCTGTAATGTCTGcatctcttttttgttttttgcccccACAGATTGCAAAAGATGCCAAAGAGTGTGTGCAGGAGTGCGTGAGCGAGTTTATCAGCTTCATCACGTCTGAGGCGAGTGAGCGTTGTCAccaggaaaagaggaagacaatCAATGGGGAGGACATCCTGTTTGCCATGTCCACGCTGGGCTTTGACATGTATGTGGATCCACTGAAGCTCTACCTGCAGAAGTTCAGAGAGGTGAGGCGCAGCTTCATAGTAACCTACATCCCATTTATTTGGATATTTGAGTTGAGATTCTGAATGTTGTCACGTTTCTGTGATTGTTTACTGCTGaagttttgtgtttccttgttaATACTGCTGTTTGATGGAACCAACCTCCTCAAAGAACTCGAATAACTTCTCAAAAGTCACCCAGAGCTATGAATGCAAAAAGCTTAGATGATGACATGCAGTTTTAGAAGATGATCCAGTTATTATGCCCTTTTAATATATCTGTGTGATTCATAACAGTCCATTTTGACAGGACCATAAGGCAGCTGTGTTCACAGGTGTCACCAGTACAGTCAGAGATTTTTATTTGCCATCTAATTTGATTACCCAGAATCATTGGGTAGAACATGCTGCTAAGCAATGAAAAAATGTAGAATGGAATTCTCAGTCGACTCAGGGAATTCATAAAGGGCACAA encodes the following:
- the nfyba gene encoding nuclear transcription factor Y, beta a — protein: MDGDSSTTDASQLGITGEYMASSHYVLQPQEDDGDENLNDHEDGSSKENYREQDIYLPIANVARIMKNAVPQTGKIAKDAKECVQECVSEFISFITSEASERCHQEKRKTINGEDILFAMSTLGFDMYVDPLKLYLQKFREAMKGEKGMAGVTVGEGLSEDLSEDSFTNPLPAGIITADGQQQNVMVYTTSYQQIPTVQQIQFS